The nucleotide window TGGCTTCAGAATAAGTTCCGTCTTTCTCCGTACGTCCATAATTAAAACAGATCATCGGATATTCCATTCCGTTGGAAGCTTCTACAGATTGTGCTACCGGATATGGATAAGGAATCGTGAATTCTGAATAGGTTTTTATGGTGTGAGCCACCGCTTTTGTAGAGAATTTCCTGTAAAGTCCGTAAGCTTCTTTTCCGTAGAAACTCATCGCCATTACCTTATTGTTGTTTTCTGGGATCAAAACTTTCATGCCGTCCCAAACAAATTTTCTTGATGAACCCCAAGCAAAGTCACGCACATTTTCCGCTTCGAATTTCCAGGTTTTTCTTTCCTTGGATTTATTTTTTTCTGCTTTTTTAGCTTCATCAAGTGTTACGATCTCAATCGGTTCGTTAGAATTTTCAGCTTGCTTGTATCTTGCCAATTGAGCCGAAGTCAAAACTTGGTCATAATTTTTACAAACACCAGTTCCGCCAATGATGTGATCCGCTGGAACATTCATAGAAACTTTGAAGTTTCCAAAAACCAATGCGAACTCGCCACGACCTGTAAATTGATGGTTTTGCCAACCGTGGAAATCGCTGTAAACGCACATTCTCGGATACCATTGTGTCATTGTGTAAAGGTCATTGCCATCGTCAGGGAAGTTTTCATAACCACCACGACCGCCTTTTTCCATTCGGTTCGGGATGTTATAGTTCCAGTCCACTTTGAAGGTGAATTTCTCTCCAGCTTTCAAAGGTTTTGCCAGGTCGATCCTCATCATCGTTTTGTTCACGACATATTTGATCGGCGAACCGTTGGCGTCGGTCACTTTTTCAAGATTTACACCGTAGCCATCGTCTTTTGCAGGAAGTTCAGATGTTTTTAATCTATCGATGTTTGCTGCTTTGGGTAGAGTGGAGGAAGAAGGGTAATCTGCATTTTTTACAGAAGATTGCTGATTCTCATCCAGCTGAAGCCAAAGATATTCTAAAGTGTCGGGAGAATTATTATAATAGGTGATCGTTTCGGAACCTTTAAGATTTCTTTTGTCTTCATCCAAATAGGCGGAAATATCGTAGTCGGCACGTTGTTGCCAATATTGATTTCCTGGCGCACCAGAAGCCGTCCTGTAAGTATTTGGTGTTGGAAGGATCGTGCCGAGTTGTTCAAACTTATTCCCGTGATTGCTCCCAGGATTGTTTTGAATATTTTGAGCACCGACAAAAACACTGGCAAATAGAAGACCTAAAACTTTTAATTTCATTTCCGAAAAATTAATGACTAATAAAATTATATGTCATCAAATTTAGGAAATAGTTACTGAAAAATTTGAAAAGGAAAAGGCTTATTGCTGTTTTGTTTGCAAAATCAATTTTTAAACCACAGATTTTCGCCTTTTAGAATCAGTGGACTTGGAAAATTGTTGGTAAATAATCCTCCAGTTCCCAGACCTTGTGGCATTGGATTCTTTTTGTTATAAGTATATTGTGCTATGGCGTTCAGTCCGATGTTGCTTTCCAATGCGGAAGTGATCCACCAATCGATGTTGTTTTTTTCTGCCAAATTGATCCACTCATCTGAGCCGGAAAAACCACCGATCAAACTTGGCTTCAAAATAATGTATTGAGGTTCGATCTCCTTCAGAAGTTCTTTTTTTGACTCGATATTTAAAACGCCTATTAATTCCTCGTCGAGAGCAATTGGCGTTGGCGTGTTTTTGCAAAGTTCAGCCATCGCTTTCCAGTTTCCAGCTTGTATTGGCTGTTCGATAGAATGAATTTCTAATTCTGCCAATTCTTCCAAAACCAATTTTGCCTGTTCCGGAGAGAAAGCACCGTTTGCGTCCACACGAAGTTCGATTTGTTCTTTCGGGAATTTATTTCTTATTGATTTGATCACTTCTTTCTCCGATTGCCAGTCTACGCCGATCTTCAGTTTGATGCAAGTGAACTGATCTTTCAATTTTTCTTCAATTTGAGAATGCATAAATGCTGCATTTCCCATCCATATCAAACCATTGATCTTGATTGAATCTTTTCCTTCTGTAAAATCACTCGGAAAATAGAGGTCGCCTTGATGTTTCAAATTGGCAAGCGCTTGTTCGATCCCAAAAATAATCGACGGATGATTTACCAATTCTTCCTTCAATTCTTCAAAACTCAAATTGATGTTCCGACAAGCCCATTCCAAAGCAGCTTCGTAATCGTCGTCGTCATCAAAACTCAATCCTCGGAAAAGTGCACATTCTCCAATTCCTTTTTTGTCGTCTTCGGTAATTTCTATGAAATAAGTTTCTTTCGTATTCAAAACACCTCGAGATGTTCCACTTGGCTGTTTGAAATTAAGAATGTATTGGTTGAATGTCGCAGTCTTCATCCTACAAAAATAAGAAAAGACCGAGAAAATCGGTCTTTTGTATAGTTTAAAATTTTAATTCTAATTTTTGCTGACAGCTTTTGCCATAAATTCCTCAGCCTGCGTCACCATTGCCGCGCTTCCGCAGAAAAACGGAACACGCTGATGCAATTCTGTTGGCTCGATCTCCATAATTCTCTTGAAACCGTCGCTGCACTTTCCGCCAGCCTGTTCTGCTAAGAAAGCCATTGGATTGGCCTCGTAGAGCAGTCTCAATTTTCCATTTGGTGAATGTGATGTTTGCGGATAGATGTAGATCCCACCTTTCAACATATTTCTGTGAAAATCTGAAACCAAAGATCCAATATAACGTGAAGTGTAAGGTCTGTCGCCTTCTTCCTCCTGACAATATTTGATGTAATCTTTCACACCTTGAGGGAATTTTGCATAATTTCCTTCATTGATGGAATAGATTTTCCCCATCGTTGGGAATTTGATGTTTTCGTGAGATAAATAATAAGTTCCAATCGATGGATCTAAAGTAAATCCGTTCACGCCATTTCCTGTCGTGTAGACGATCATTGTAGAAGAACCGTAAACCACATAGCCTGCAGCCACCTGATTGACACCTTTTTGTAAGAAATCTCTCAATTCTACTGGGCTTCCTGGATCGGAAACTCTTCTGTAAATAGAGAAGATCGTTCCCACAGAAACGTTCACATCAATGTTGGAAGAACCATCCAGAGGATCGATCAAAACAACATATTTGCTAAGGTGCGCATTTTCTGTACATTTCACCTCGATGAAATCATCACTTTCTTCTGATGCGATGCCGCACACAACTTCTCTCTGAGATAATGCGGCGATGAAGATGTCATTCGCCAAAACATCTAGTTTTTGCTGATCTTCACCTTGGATATTCATATTTCCAACGTTTCCGATGATGTCTGCAATTCCGGCTTTGTTCACTTCACGGTTTACAATTTTGGTTGCAATTCTGATAGAGCTTATAAGACGGGAAAGTTCTCCGGTGGAATATTTGAAATCATCCTGTTTATCGATGATGAATTCTCCTAAAGTTTGTAACGCTTGTTTTGACATGGGTTTAATTTTCAGATTTACAAAACTATATTATTTTTCAAACAAATGAAACAAAATTTATCACTATTTGATGATACTTATCATATTTCTATTAATATGGTGTAATGTTTCATATTGAGTCATTAAAAAATGCAAAGTCCAATTTTTATATTTCGTTCATTATTAATATTTTTGGGGGTTAATAATAAATTAACGATTTTATTACATTAAAATCAACTGCTTTAAGTCTTAAAAAATCTAATGAAAATCTACAAATTTGGTGGTGCGTCTGTAAAAGATGCTGAAGGTGTAAAAAATGTAGCCTTGGTTCTGGAAACTCAGGGTTTTGAAAAATGTCTGCTGGTGGTTTCCGCAATGGGGAAAACCACGAATGCTTTGGAAAAAGTAGTGGAATATTATTTCAAGAAACAGGATTACCAGAAGGAGATCGAACTGATAAAGAACGATCACATCGCCATTGCCAAAGGTTTATTTTCTGAGAATCATCAGGTTTTCGGAGAGATCTCATTATTTTTTGATGACATTGATTCTTTCTTAAGACGAAACAAATCGCCTAATTATAACTTTGTTTACGATCAGGTTGTGAGTTGCGGCGAGATGATTTCTTCAAAAATATTAAGTGAATATCTTAATGAGATTCAGTTTTTTAACCATTGGCTTGATGCTAGAGATTACATTAAAACTGACAGCAATTACAGAGAAGGAATCGTAAACTGGCAGGAAACGGAACAGAATATTTCCAAATTGGATAAAATCAATTGCTACGTTACTCAAGGATTTATCGGTTCCGAGACCAATAATTTCACGGTAACTTTAGGAAGAGAAGGTTCCGATTACACGGCCGCAATTTTTGCTTATTGCCTCAATGCGGACGAAATGACCATCTGGAAAGATGTTCCGGGTGTGATGACTGGAGATCCTAGGAAATTTGATAACGTGGAATTGTTGTCTTTCATCTCTTACGAAGAAGCAATCGAGATGGCTTATTACGGCGCATCCGTCATTCACCCAAAAACTTTACAGCCACTTAAACAGAAGAATATTCCGTTTTTCGTAAAATCTTTTGTAGAACCGAAAGAACCGGGTACCAAAGTCGGAAACTCCACAGAAAACGAATCTATCGAAAGTTACATCCTCAAAGAAAATCAAACTTTGCTGAATGTTGAAACCCGAGATTTCTCTTTCATAGCCGAGGATCACATCAGTTTGATCTTTACACTTTTAGCAAAATATAAAATTAAAGTTTCTTTGATGCAGAATTCAGCAATTTCATTAGCTTTATGTTTGGAAGACAAATTTGGAACGGCGAACGAATTTAACGAAGAACTGCAACAGAGTTTCATCACACAAATGACGAAAAATGTATCCTTGTTTACCGTTAGAAATGCTGAATTGGACAAGCTGGAGAAATTCTACAAGGACAAAAAAGTACTGTTGGAGCAGATTTCCAAAAAAACCTTCCAAATGGTAACCATGTAAAAACACTATGAGCTTAATTTCTAAAGAAGACTTGATAAAAGCAGCCGGACTCGATAAAATTGGTTTTCTCAAGAGACCCGTTGCGTCTGCGATCATGAATCTCACCAAAATAAATGAAGTCAACACACTTTATAATAAACTCATCCATACAAAAGGTGTGGAATTTTTTGATGAATTTGTAAAAGCGCAGGAACTCAGCTACATTGTTTTTGCGGAAGATCTTTCCAAAATTCCCAAGACCGGACCTTTCATCATTGTTTCCAATCATCCACTGGGTGCGTTGGATGGGATATTGATGTGCAAGATCATTTTGAGTGTCCGTCCGGATTTCAAAGTGATGGGGAATTTTCTCTTGTCCAAAATCAAACCGATGGAACCCTTCGTGATTTCCGTAAATCCATTTGAGGAGCGGAAAGATGCGTATAGCAGTTCATCGGGAATGAGAGAAACTTTCAGACATTTGTCGGAAGGCGGATGTTTGGGAATATTTCCAGCTGGCGAAGTTTCAAATAAAAATAATGAGTACGGGGAAATTCTCGACAGACCTTGGGGAAAAACAGCGCTGAAGATCATTAAAAAAGCAAAAGTTCCTGTAGTTCCTATGTATTTCCACGCCACCAATAGTAAGATTTTTTACAATTTGGCCAAGCTGCATCCAGATTTGCAAACCTTGATGTTGCCAACAGAAATGATGCGCAAGAGAGATCATCCAATCCGTATCCGAATAGGAAAGGCCATCTCTGTAAAGCAAATGCAGGAAGAGGAAACGATCGACGAACTTGGCGATTATCTTTATAATAAGGTTTATATGCTGAAGTCCTATTACGAAAGGAGAAAAAGCATTACGGAAAAATTGAAGCTTCCAAATATGTCGCTCAAAAATCCATTGGTAAAGCAGAATAATATCGTACAGAATATCATTGATGAAACGCCGACGGAGGATATTGAAACCGAAATAAACACGCTAAAAAATACCGAAAACAAAAAGCTTTTCTCTCACGGCGATTACGATGTGTTTTTTACGACGTCAGCCGAGATTCCTTTTATAATGAGGGAAATCGGGCGTCAAAGAGAATTGACGTTCCGGGCAATTGGTGAAGGCACAAACCTCCCTTTTGATCTGGACGAATATGATAACCATTATCACCACCTTTTTATGTGGGATAATGCCGGCAAAAAGCTGGTTGGCGCCTACAGGATGGCTTTGGGGTCAGAAGTGATGAAGAAATATGGAATTGATGGATTCTATACGAGCTCACTTTTCGAATACGATCCGGAGTTGCAACCATTCTTCCGAAAAGTGATCGAAATGGGACGTGCTTATGTTTCTGTGGAATATCAGCAGAAGCCTTTTCCGTTATTCTTACTGTGGAGAGGAATTGTGCACGTTTGCCTCCGAAATCCAGAGCATAAATTCCTGATGGGTGGTGTAAGTATCAGCAATAAGTTTTCAGAATTTTCGAAATCTTTGATGATTGAGTTTATGCGATCTCACTATTACGATTCTGCCGTTGCGCAATACATTCATCCAAAAAATGAATTTAAAGTGGTGATGAAGGAACGTGATAAAGCGTTGTTTTTCGAAGATATTGATGCCGATCTTAATAAATTAGATAAGATTATTGATGATCTAGAGCCAGAACTTAGATTGCCGGTTTTAATCAAAAAATACATCAAGCAGAATGCAAAAATGATCGCCTTCAACGTAGATCCAAACTTTAACGATGCGATTGATGGATTGATGTACATCCGAATCAGCGATCTTCCGGAAGATACGATAAAGCCTGTTTTGGAGGAGTTAAGTGATTTTTTCAAAGCACAAACTGAAAAAAAATCCTCTGAAAATCAGTAATTTTCACATAAATATTGACTAATTTTCAATATAATTTGCATCGTAAGGATAAAGACTATATTTTTGCACCACTCAAAATAACAATGCGAGTGATGGTTTCTTAGCTCAGTTGGTAGAGCAATGGATTGAAAATCCATGTGTCCCTGGTTCGATCCCTGGAGAAACCACAATTTAATATTGATTTACTATTAATATTTTAAAACTAATAAATGAGTTCATTGCTCAAAAAAACAATGGTTTCTTAGCTCAGTTGGTAGAGCAATGGATTGAAAATCCATGTGTCCCTGGTTCGATCCCTGGAGAAACCACTTAAAACCGCCTAACTTTAGGCGGTTTTTTTTATTTGTATTTTTGATCAATTTAATATTCTTTTCACAAATCACTCTCGTCAAATGAAATTTGAATTTTACAAACCAAAAAATGAACTTTTGAGAAAGTACATTGAAGGATATTATTTCATTTCGCCAGATGAGAACGCAGGGCCATTGCATTACTGGACGTTCCCAAATAATTTCTTCATAGTCTCCATAAATCAAAATGCAGATGTTGAGATCAATGACAAGCAAATAATCGTCAGGCAATCCAAGAATGAAAATATCATTTCAGATTTTGTTGCAAAATATACTAAGCCAATTGAGGTGTGCTACGAAGGTGTGGTAGCTGAAGTGACAATTTACTTCAAGCCATTAGGGATTAATCAATTTGTGAAAAATCCTGAGATTTTCTTTAAAAATATTCTAGGTCTGCATTTTAATCCTTTCGAAGATTTGAATGATTCGATGGAAAGTATCTTCAAAATCAAGGATAGAGAAATTCAAAATTAGAAGAATTTTGGCTTTCAAAGTTGGAAGAGAAGGATTTTTCAGATTTAGAAAATATAATTTCCGACATCGAATCAGATTTTAGAATTGATGATATTGCCATCAAAAATAATTTCTCAAGACAATATCTAAACAGACTTTTTTCTAAGACAATCGGAAAATCGCCGTCGGAATATCGCAAGATTCATCGTTTTAGAAATGCGATTATCAATCAAAAAAATCAGAAAAATTTGACCGATCTGTCACTTGAAAGTTCATTTTACGACCAGTCACATTTAATCAAGGATTTCAAGCAACTTACGAATGTGAGTCCGAATTCTTTCTTTAAAACCGTCAATACGGAAAAGGAAAATGTCTGGCTTTTTATCTAAGGTTTCCATTTTTACAATCTCAGGTTGTTTCCCAAATCTATATTTGCATCATAATATTTAGATATAATGAAACAATTACTTTTTTTAACGGCAGTATTGTTAGTAAATTTCACTTTCTCCCAAGAAACTAAATGCAACTGCAGCCAGGCATTAAATCAATTGATCAACAAGATAGAGAACAATTATCCAGGTTTTGAAGATAAAACCAAGGACAAAGAATCTTACATCGATTTTAAAAACAACCTGATTAGTCAATCCAAAAGTTCAGACGATTTGGCTTGTCAAAAAACAATGAAAAAGTACACCGATTTCTTCAAAGATCCGCATCTTTGGGTAGGGATGAACAATCGGCCTTTTGCAAATGCAAATAATGGTTCTGCTGAAAAACTAAATATTGACATTAAAGATTTTCAGAAAAATATAGTTAAGTCAGTTGATGAATTTGAAGGTATTTGGTCAACAGACGGTTATAAAATCGGAATTAAGAAGACAAATGCGAATGAATATGTCGGTTTTATCATTGAATCTGCTTCTAATTCCTGGAAAGCTGGCGATGTAAAATTCAAAATATTCTCCGAACAAAAATTTGAATATTTGTTAGGAGATAAATCCAAAAAATATGGAAAATATAAGTTCTTCGATAAAAACATTTTGTTCTTCGATGAAATAGATGTCGCATTAGCAAAGGAGATTTCCAAACCAAGTGTCGCTTTTGAACAGCAGGAGAAAAGATTGAAAGACTTGACAGGTTTTAGTTTTAAAAAAGTGTCGGAGAAAACTTCAATTCTGAAATTACCAAGTTTTGAACACCATCTTGTAAAAGAAATCGACAAACTGATCGAAGATAATAAAGCTTTGCTAGAAAACAGCGAAAATCTCATTATCGATATTAGAGGAAATGGTGGAGGAAATGGTGGAGGAACAACGGATGCATACCAAAAACTATTGCCTTACATTTCTGGAAAATCAATCCAACATACTGGCGTTGAGTTCTTGGCAAGTCAGACTTTCCTCAATAGTTTGGAAAAATATAAAAAGAACCTTGGAAAAGATGAGTCAACTGAAATTGTTGATAATCAAATTGCTAAAGTGAAAGAAAACCTGGGACGATATTTTAATTACGATGAAAAAGGCGGATTGAATCGTGTCCAAAAAATTGATGTCGCATCAAAAAGTCCAAAAAACATAATTATTCTGGCCAACAAATGGACAGGAAGTTCCGCGGAATATTTGCTTTACATTGCCAAGCAAAGCAAGAAGGTAAAAATTATGGGAATCCCAAGTTACGGCGCTTTGGACTATGGAAATGCAATTTATACAGAATTTGGCTGTCAGGATTATCAGCTTTTATTACCAACTTACAAGGCGATGCGCTTGCCGGAATATCCAATTGATAACATCGGAATTCAACCCGATATTTATCTGGATCAATCGGTGGAAGATTGGACACAATTTGCAATCGATTATTTAGAAAATTAGTTTTTAATAAAAACAAAAAATCCTGAATCGTAAATATTCAGGATTTTCTTTTATAGTTTTTTCTCAACTCTCACTGCATCAGGAACCATAATCTGATAGTTTCCGCCATAGGAGATTATTTCTCGAACAATGCTACTGCTGATGTACGATTTGCCTGAAGATGTCAAAAGGAAAATTGTTTCAATGGTATTTTCCCTTGTCAAAGCTCGGTTGGTTTGGGCAATTGACTTTTCAAATTCAAAGTCGGCCGGATTTCGCAAGCCTCTCAAAATGAAATTCACGTTTTTACTTTTACAGTAATCGATGGTCAATCCTTCAAAATCATCGACTTCAACATTAGGAAATTTTTCGAAGGTTTTTCTGATGAATTCCTTGCGTTGCTCCAGAGAGAACATATATTTTTTCTGAGAATTCTTTCCGATGGCGATGATGATCTTGTCAAAAAGCGGAACGGCGCGCTCTACGATATCGTAATGTCCAAGTGTGATGGGATCGAACGATCCGGGGAAAACAGCAATTTTCATTTATTTCAGATTTAAAAAAAATTAAGCCAAAGACTTTTCTCTGGCTAATTTATAATTATTTATTTAAAGCTTTCTCAACTTCGCTTCCACAAAGGTCTTTGATGGAGATTCCGTAGATTTTCGCTTGTTGCGGAAGGATACTTGCCGGCGAAAATCCAGGATTTGTATTCATTTCCAAAAGGTAAGGAATTCCGTCCACAATGATGAATTCTGACCTCGAAAATCCACTCATTCCAAGTGATCTATAAGCTTTGATGGAGATCTCTTCCACCTTCTTTGTCGTCTCTTCGTCAATTCTTGCAGGCGTGATCTCCTGGGAAGCGCCTTCATATTTGGCTTCATAATCGAAGAATTCTTTGTCCGGGATGATTTCCGTAATTCCAAGCACGATGACTTCACCTTTGTAATCCAAAACGCCCACAGAAACCTCGGTTCCGTTTAAAGCGCTTTCAATTAGGATCTCGTCGTCTTCCTTGTAGGCGATTTCAAGTGCATTTTTCAATTCGCTTTTTTCTTTGACCTTGGAAATTCCGAGTGAAGAACCGCTTTGATTGGGCTTCACGAAAAGTGGCAATCCCAATTCTTCCACGATTTTGTCATCAGAAATATCTTCGCCTTTTCTTAGGTAAATACTTTTTGCTGATGGAATTCCGTATTTTGAAAGAACCGCTAAAGTATCTTTTTTGTTAAAGGTCAAGGCACTTTGATAGAAATCACAGCCCGTATATTTTTGTCCAACAGCGTCCCAATAAGCTTGCAGAATTCCGTTTTCGCCAGGCGTTCCGTGGATGATATTGAAACAAGCATCGAATTTCAGACTTTCTCCATTTCCTAGATCGGCAGAAAAATCAGCTTTGTTGATTGGTTTTTTTTGATCGTTTTCATCGAGGAAATACCATTCATCCTTCAGGATGACCACTTTGTAAACATTATAGATTTCACGGTCCAAAGAATCGAAAATCAATTGTCCACTTTTTAGAGAAACTTTGTATTCATCAGAATATCCGCCCATTACGACGGCGATGTTTTTTTTGCTCATTCTAGAATTATATTGAAAACAAATGTAAAAATTTTATGTAGAAAATAGGATTAAATCTTTTCTAATTTTTAAAATATAAACTTAATGTGAAATCAAAAAAACACAAAGGCACAAGATCATTTATAATTATTGATTTATTTAAGGCGCAAAGTTTAATTTCATTAAATAAAAAATCTCTGATTTTCCTCGTGCCTTAAAGCAATAAAATGTTAAAAGAATATTGTGTCTTTGTGTTAAACAAATTTATATCAATAAAAATACAACTTCAAATAAGGCCAATAAACCAAAGCTCCAATACAGATTGCAGATATAGTCGCTAGCAAAACCGCTCCACCAGCCAAATCTTTAATAAGTCCAATTTTCAGATCAAATTCCGGTTGGATGTAATCGCAGATCTTCTCTACGCAAGTATTCAAAGCTTCCGTCACCAAGACGAAGAATGAAACCATAATGATCAACGCACTTTCAAAATTTGAAAGTCCCAAATAGACGATCAGAAAAAGATTAATGATCAATCCCAAAATATGGATCTGGAAATTGCGCTCGTTCCTCAAAATCCACAGGATTCCACGGATTGTGAACTGAACACTTTTATGAAATGGCGGTTTTTTCATAGGAATAATATCAACAAAGATAGATAAATCTAAAAATTGTTAATAACTAAATAAATACAGCTTTTAAAATCACATCAAATTCATTATCTTTGTAGAATTGAAATAAATACAGTTTATGAGATTTATTGTTGCCAGTGGCGATTTGCAAAAAGCTTTACAGACCGTTAGCGGTGTGATTTCCGGTTCACAGTCCAGACCGATTCTGGAGAATTTTCTTTTCGAGTTAGATCAGAACTTGTTGACTGTTACCGCATCAGACGGCGAAACAACGCTAATCACTTCTCTTGAGGTGAAGTCAGATGACAAAGGAAAAATAGCAGTTCCCGGGAAGATCTTTCAAGATTTCTTGAAGACTTACGGCGAGCAACCTTTGACTTTGGCCGTGAAAGATTCCGAAGACGGAAACGGGAGCGTGCTGGAGATCTTGGATGAGAAAGATAACTTTGCAGTAGCGCTAGACAATGCGGACGATTACCCGGAATTGCCGGAGTTCGATGCGTCTCAAAAAGTGTCCATCTCTGGTGGCGTTTTGGCAGAAGCTTTGGCGAACACTTTGTTTGCGACGAGTAACGATTCTCTTCGTCCAGTGATGACAGGTGTTTTGTTTCAATTCAAAGAAGATGAGACGAACTTTGTGTCCACAGATTCTCACAGATTGGTGGTTTATAAAAGAACAGATGTCACACATCCTGAGACTTTGGAATTCATTATGCCGAAAAAACCATTGGCGATCTTCAAAAATATCCTGAACAATTCAACGGAAGATGTTTTGATCGAGTTTAGCGACAATATGGCGAAATTCACCTTTGGGAACAACACTTGGATCTGTCGTTTGATTGATGGAAAATATCCAAACTACAACGCTGTTATCCCGAAAGAAAATCCAAACGTTTTGACCATCAACAGAGGTTTGCTTTTGAGTTCTATCCGTAGAGCGTCCATTATGTCAAACAAATCGACCAATCAGGTAAGATTCAAATTGTCTGGAAACGTGCTTCAC belongs to Chryseobacterium sp. KACC 21268 and includes:
- the fbp gene encoding class 1 fructose-bisphosphatase, with amino-acid sequence MSKQALQTLGEFIIDKQDDFKYSTGELSRLISSIRIATKIVNREVNKAGIADIIGNVGNMNIQGEDQQKLDVLANDIFIAALSQREVVCGIASEESDDFIEVKCTENAHLSKYVVLIDPLDGSSNIDVNVSVGTIFSIYRRVSDPGSPVELRDFLQKGVNQVAAGYVVYGSSTMIVYTTGNGVNGFTLDPSIGTYYLSHENIKFPTMGKIYSINEGNYAKFPQGVKDYIKYCQEEEGDRPYTSRYIGSLVSDFHRNMLKGGIYIYPQTSHSPNGKLRLLYEANPMAFLAEQAGGKCSDGFKRIMEIEPTELHQRVPFFCGSAAMVTQAEEFMAKAVSKN
- a CDS encoding M1 family aminopeptidase — its product is MKLKVLGLLFASVFVGAQNIQNNPGSNHGNKFEQLGTILPTPNTYRTASGAPGNQYWQQRADYDISAYLDEDKRNLKGSETITYYNNSPDTLEYLWLQLDENQQSSVKNADYPSSSTLPKAANIDRLKTSELPAKDDGYGVNLEKVTDANGSPIKYVVNKTMMRIDLAKPLKAGEKFTFKVDWNYNIPNRMEKGGRGGYENFPDDGNDLYTMTQWYPRMCVYSDFHGWQNHQFTGRGEFALVFGNFKVSMNVPADHIIGGTGVCKNYDQVLTSAQLARYKQAENSNEPIEIVTLDEAKKAEKNKSKERKTWKFEAENVRDFAWGSSRKFVWDGMKVLIPENNNKVMAMSFYGKEAYGLYRKFSTKAVAHTIKTYSEFTIPYPYPVAQSVEASNGMEYPMICFNYGRTEKDGTYSEAIKNGMLGVIIHEVGHNFFPMIINSDERQWSWMDEGLNTFVEYLTEEKWDNKFPSKRGPAWTIVDYMKLPKDELEPIMTNSENIARFGPNAYSKPATGLNILRETIMGRELFDKAFKTYAQRWAFRHPEPADLFRTMEDASGEDLDWFWRGWFYSTDPVDIAIDKVSIATPDYDAAPREATEVKYKTDAPALNEFEDISKVRNRDEKIKFYVDGDKAVQDFYYRYDRGEEKVDTSKEYTLKSPASEKLSAQEKTQGINKNITAYQIDFTNKGGLVMPIILEFTFEDGSKLNDKINVQIWRSNEQKVSKTYYFGKKIKSIQLDPMKETADIDTSNNYWAATSSTEAPSKFQVFKQAQRETARGGASGKVNPMQAAGKK
- a CDS encoding helix-turn-helix domain-containing protein; amino-acid sequence: MEEKDFSDLENIISDIESDFRIDDIAIKNNFSRQYLNRLFSKTIGKSPSEYRKIHRFRNAIINQKNQKNLTDLSLESSFYDQSHLIKDFKQLTNVSPNSFFKTVNTEKENVWLFI
- a CDS encoding aspartate kinase; this encodes MKIYKFGGASVKDAEGVKNVALVLETQGFEKCLLVVSAMGKTTNALEKVVEYYFKKQDYQKEIELIKNDHIAIAKGLFSENHQVFGEISLFFDDIDSFLRRNKSPNYNFVYDQVVSCGEMISSKILSEYLNEIQFFNHWLDARDYIKTDSNYREGIVNWQETEQNISKLDKINCYVTQGFIGSETNNFTVTLGREGSDYTAAIFAYCLNADEMTIWKDVPGVMTGDPRKFDNVELLSFISYEEAIEMAYYGASVIHPKTLQPLKQKNIPFFVKSFVEPKEPGTKVGNSTENESIESYILKENQTLLNVETRDFSFIAEDHISLIFTLLAKYKIKVSLMQNSAISLALCLEDKFGTANEFNEELQQSFITQMTKNVSLFTVRNAELDKLEKFYKDKKVLLEQISKKTFQMVTM
- a CDS encoding lysophospholipid acyltransferase family protein, whose translation is MSLISKEDLIKAAGLDKIGFLKRPVASAIMNLTKINEVNTLYNKLIHTKGVEFFDEFVKAQELSYIVFAEDLSKIPKTGPFIIVSNHPLGALDGILMCKIILSVRPDFKVMGNFLLSKIKPMEPFVISVNPFEERKDAYSSSSGMRETFRHLSEGGCLGIFPAGEVSNKNNEYGEILDRPWGKTALKIIKKAKVPVVPMYFHATNSKIFYNLAKLHPDLQTLMLPTEMMRKRDHPIRIRIGKAISVKQMQEEETIDELGDYLYNKVYMLKSYYERRKSITEKLKLPNMSLKNPLVKQNNIVQNIIDETPTEDIETEINTLKNTENKKLFSHGDYDVFFTTSAEIPFIMREIGRQRELTFRAIGEGTNLPFDLDEYDNHYHHLFMWDNAGKKLVGAYRMALGSEVMKKYGIDGFYTSSLFEYDPELQPFFRKVIEMGRAYVSVEYQQKPFPLFLLWRGIVHVCLRNPEHKFLMGGVSISNKFSEFSKSLMIEFMRSHYYDSAVAQYIHPKNEFKVVMKERDKALFFEDIDADLNKLDKIIDDLEPELRLPVLIKKYIKQNAKMIAFNVDPNFNDAIDGLMYIRISDLPEDTIKPVLEELSDFFKAQTEKKSSENQ
- a CDS encoding S41 family peptidase; translated protein: MKQLLFLTAVLLVNFTFSQETKCNCSQALNQLINKIENNYPGFEDKTKDKESYIDFKNNLISQSKSSDDLACQKTMKKYTDFFKDPHLWVGMNNRPFANANNGSAEKLNIDIKDFQKNIVKSVDEFEGIWSTDGYKIGIKKTNANEYVGFIIESASNSWKAGDVKFKIFSEQKFEYLLGDKSKKYGKYKFFDKNILFFDEIDVALAKEISKPSVAFEQQEKRLKDLTGFSFKKVSEKTSILKLPSFEHHLVKEIDKLIEDNKALLENSENLIIDIRGNGGGNGGGTTDAYQKLLPYISGKSIQHTGVEFLASQTFLNSLEKYKKNLGKDESTEIVDNQIAKVKENLGRYFNYDEKGGLNRVQKIDVASKSPKNIIILANKWTGSSAEYLLYIAKQSKKVKIMGIPSYGALDYGNAIYTEFGCQDYQLLLPTYKAMRLPEYPIDNIGIQPDIYLDQSVEDWTQFAIDYLEN
- a CDS encoding o-succinylbenzoate synthase, coding for MKTATFNQYILNFKQPSGTSRGVLNTKETYFIEITEDDKKGIGECALFRGLSFDDDDDYEAALEWACRNINLSFEELKEELVNHPSIIFGIEQALANLKHQGDLYFPSDFTEGKDSIKINGLIWMGNAAFMHSQIEEKLKDQFTCIKLKIGVDWQSEKEVIKSIRNKFPKEQIELRVDANGAFSPEQAKLVLEELAELEIHSIEQPIQAGNWKAMAELCKNTPTPIALDEELIGVLNIESKKELLKEIEPQYIILKPSLIGGFSGSDEWINLAEKNNIDWWITSALESNIGLNAIAQYTYNKKNPMPQGLGTGGLFTNNFPSPLILKGENLWFKN